In Virgibacillus sp. NKC19-16, a single genomic region encodes these proteins:
- the thiW gene encoding energy coupling factor transporter S component ThiW produces the protein MNRTRLLTTMAVFVAIGVITAQLLWFPAGVARAYPVQHAINVMAAIILGPGPAVAIAFMISLLRNMLGLGTLLAFPGGMVGAFLAGYLYQKFGKRALATVGEAFGSGIIGALFAVPFAQLLIGSSVGALFFVPSFLVSSITGAMIGWFIVSKINYEKLVRI, from the coding sequence ATGAATCGAACACGCTTACTGACAACGATGGCCGTTTTCGTAGCAATCGGAGTCATTACCGCACAATTATTATGGTTCCCCGCAGGTGTTGCAAGAGCATACCCTGTCCAGCATGCTATTAACGTCATGGCTGCCATCATACTTGGCCCGGGTCCGGCTGTGGCTATCGCCTTTATGATCAGCCTGCTCAGGAACATGCTGGGGCTCGGGACATTACTCGCATTCCCCGGCGGCATGGTTGGAGCCTTTTTAGCCGGTTATCTCTATCAAAAATTCGGTAAAAGAGCGTTGGCAACAGTTGGTGAGGCATTTGGCAGTGGGATCATTGGTGCACTATTTGCTGTACCTTTTGCTCAACTTCTCATAGGAAGTTCTGTCGGTGCATTATTCTTTGTTCCTTCATTTCTAGTGAGCAGTATTACTGGAGCAATGATTGGCTGGTTTATTGTTTCAAAGATAAACTATGAAAAATTAGTGCGTATATAG
- the thiD gene encoding bifunctional hydroxymethylpyrimidine kinase/phosphomethylpyrimidine kinase produces MTQIPTAFTIAGTDPSGGAGIQADLKTFQELKSYGMSVITSVVAQNTTGVQRVHHLPVEMIEQQLDSVISDIPVHAFKTGMIANKDMMKVIAKRVSDLDAFYVMDPVMVATSGDSLIDQDSRHFLRENLLPLTTLVTPNIPEAEFITGDKIETTDDMKQAAEKIVEDFGADAALVKGGHMSGKAVDFLYDGMTISTFTADRIDTKNTHGTGCSYSAAITAYLSQGIPLQKAVQKAKHFVTAAIKHSFELGSGSGPTNHWATREEAVKQ; encoded by the coding sequence ATGACACAAATTCCAACTGCATTTACGATTGCTGGCACAGATCCAAGTGGTGGGGCAGGTATTCAAGCAGACTTAAAAACATTTCAGGAATTAAAAAGCTATGGCATGTCTGTAATTACCTCTGTTGTTGCTCAAAACACAACCGGCGTCCAACGTGTTCACCATCTTCCCGTTGAAATGATCGAACAACAGCTGGATTCCGTGATTTCCGATATTCCGGTTCACGCATTTAAAACAGGAATGATTGCAAATAAGGACATGATGAAAGTGATCGCAAAACGTGTTTCAGACCTGGATGCATTCTATGTCATGGATCCGGTTATGGTTGCTACAAGTGGAGACTCCCTGATCGATCAGGATTCGCGTCATTTTTTACGTGAGAACCTCTTGCCATTAACAACGTTAGTTACACCAAATATTCCGGAAGCTGAATTTATTACCGGGGATAAAATTGAGACAACCGATGACATGAAGCAGGCTGCGGAAAAAATTGTTGAGGATTTCGGTGCTGATGCAGCTCTTGTTAAAGGTGGCCATATGTCTGGCAAAGCTGTGGATTTTTTATATGACGGCATGACGATAAGCACCTTTACGGCTGATCGAATTGATACAAAAAATACACATGGAACAGGGTGCAGCTATTCCGCTGCCATTACAGCCTATTTAAGTCAAGGTATACCACTGCAGAAAGCTGTTCAAAAAGCAAAACATTTTGTAACAGCTGCAATTAAGCATTCCTTTGAACTTGGTTCCGGAAGCGGTCCTACCAATCATTGGGCAACAAGAGAGGAGGCGGTGAAACAATGA
- a CDS encoding aminoglycoside phosphotransferase family protein: MVSWSCRCTCKIHAVEVSDFPWIYFSYNDISKVEIPEWSSVPDVWEKAIAIAKGPRPNAKNNFIHRDYYPANVMWRDGAVSGVVDFVNACQGPSGIDIGHCRVNLAMLYDVKTADGFLDAYNRLAGKAFTYDLYWDLISLMDMLSEEYPKVYPGWKEFGVIGLTDKMMEERLDQYVVHLMRAVSESK; the protein is encoded by the coding sequence ATGGTTAGCTGGTCTTGCAGGTGTACTTGTAAAATTCATGCTGTTGAAGTCAGTGATTTTCCATGGATTTATTTTTCCTATAATGACATTTCAAAGGTTGAGATCCCGGAATGGTCTAGTGTTCCAGATGTATGGGAAAAGGCAATAGCTATTGCAAAAGGACCGCGCCCTAATGCTAAAAATAACTTCATCCATCGAGATTATTATCCTGCAAATGTGATGTGGCGTGATGGCGCAGTCAGTGGTGTCGTGGACTTTGTGAATGCCTGCCAAGGGCCATCAGGGATTGATATTGGACATTGCAGAGTAAACCTGGCGATGTTGTACGATGTTAAAACCGCTGATGGATTTTTAGATGCATATAATCGACTTGCCGGAAAAGCATTTACCTATGACCTCTATTGGGATCTTATTTCATTAATGGACATGCTTTCTGAAGAATATCCAAAAGTATACCCGGGCTGGAAGGAATTTGGTGTTATAGGATTAACGGATAAAATGATGGAGGAACGGTTGGATCAGTATGTCGTGCACTTGATGAGGGCGGTGAGTGAAAGTAAATAG
- a CDS encoding BCCT family transporter, producing the protein MKSKKKAQLDWPVFIVSGGFLIAFIIISLVNNEMVSDAVNTLFAYSSDLFGAYWQILLLANFFIGLGLAISRYGKVKLGHQDKPKYSYFGWVSMILVTLLASGGVFWAAAEPMYHYMDTPPLFGGGEFNNMNAALAQSFLHWGFTAWAILGTLAVVVMMYVHYSKGYPLKPRGLLYPIFGEKIYGKSVLGSSADIFSIIATVAGTLGPLGFLGLQISYGLNHLFDVPNTLTVSIIVVLVLVAIAAVSAATGVDRGIYHLSNYNVRFTILLAIVVLIIGPTMFIIDAFVGGTGFHLQNFFTMSMYRGDEGWLSAWTIFFWGWFIGYAPMLIVFISRISRGRTIRELIIAVSIVAPLVNNFWFSVVGGTGVFFERENPGSISNALNEGGMPASVMAITDQLPMGTIMGLGFLLVSIVFVATTTDTMSYTVAATLEGNDHPKRWLRVFWAIIFGLTTVVILTIGEDSVSSIQNSIIITAVPVSLLLLPPLWNAPRVAKKMALEQGLIWQREMRKKVNKFDD; encoded by the coding sequence GTGAAATCAAAAAAGAAGGCACAACTAGATTGGCCGGTATTTATCGTAAGTGGTGGGTTTTTAATCGCATTTATCATTATATCATTGGTTAACAACGAAATGGTCTCAGATGCAGTAAACACGTTATTTGCTTATTCTTCAGATCTCTTTGGAGCATACTGGCAAATATTATTACTCGCAAATTTCTTCATTGGTCTGGGGTTGGCTATTTCAAGGTATGGAAAGGTGAAATTAGGGCATCAGGATAAGCCTAAATATAGCTATTTTGGCTGGGTTTCGATGATTTTAGTTACATTACTCGCGAGTGGTGGTGTGTTCTGGGCTGCTGCTGAACCAATGTACCATTATATGGATACTCCTCCATTATTTGGTGGTGGTGAGTTCAATAATATGAATGCAGCGTTAGCACAGTCATTCTTGCATTGGGGATTTACCGCCTGGGCAATACTTGGAACACTTGCTGTAGTTGTAATGATGTATGTCCATTACAGTAAGGGGTATCCCCTGAAGCCAAGAGGATTATTATATCCGATTTTTGGTGAAAAAATATATGGTAAAAGTGTGCTTGGATCATCAGCTGATATTTTTTCTATCATTGCAACAGTTGCCGGTACACTAGGGCCTTTAGGGTTCCTGGGTTTGCAGATATCCTATGGACTGAATCACCTGTTTGATGTGCCAAATACATTGACAGTTAGTATCATTGTTGTATTAGTACTTGTTGCGATCGCAGCAGTTTCAGCTGCTACAGGGGTGGATCGAGGAATTTACCATCTAAGTAATTACAATGTAAGGTTTACTATTTTATTGGCTATTGTTGTACTCATTATTGGACCTACGATGTTTATTATCGATGCATTTGTAGGTGGAACTGGCTTTCATTTGCAAAACTTCTTCACGATGAGTATGTATCGCGGAGACGAGGGCTGGCTTTCAGCATGGACGATCTTCTTCTGGGGATGGTTTATCGGCTATGCACCAATGCTGATAGTGTTCATTAGTCGAATTTCCCGAGGAAGGACGATTCGGGAATTAATTATTGCTGTTTCTATTGTCGCACCATTAGTTAATAACTTTTGGTTCTCTGTCGTAGGTGGAACAGGTGTATTTTTCGAAAGGGAAAATCCAGGGTCGATTTCAAATGCCTTGAATGAAGGTGGAATGCCGGCATCCGTAATGGCAATTACGGATCAGTTGCCAATGGGTACCATCATGGGATTAGGATTTTTACTCGTGTCGATCGTCTTTGTTGCAACTACAACGGACACCATGTCATATACAGTAGCTGCTACCCTCGAAGGGAATGATCATCCAAAAAGATGGTTGCGTGTATTCTGGGCGATAATTTTTGGCCTTACGACAGTCGTGATATTAACGATTGGAGAAGACAGTGTTTCATCGATCCAGAACTCGATCATTATAACAGCTGTTCCCGTATCGCTGCTACTACTACCGCCACTCTGGAATGCGCCGAGAGTAGCGAAAAAGATGGCGTTAGAACAGGGACTTATCTGGCAGCGGGAAATGCGGAAAAAAGTAAATAAATTTGATGATTAG
- a CDS encoding squalene/phytoene synthase family protein, with the protein MNNNTDLYKDAMRVLKLTSRTFYIPIKLLKPTLKETVGSAYLCMRAVDEIEDHEQLDSETKQHLLRTTSELLKTEFDKEAYRQLTKPYESLLPEVTLRLGDWIDFCPRGFVEKMKESTSVMADGMADWVEKDWRIKTKADLDDYTYYVAGLVGVMLSDVWQWHENIETDRELATGYGRGLQAVNILRNQGEDAERGVRFVPDNWNREDLFAYASNNLKQGDRYIESINNKNVVVFSKIPLELAKRTLKTMQNGNEKMTRQEVESTVDEIINE; encoded by the coding sequence TTGAATAATAACACGGATTTATATAAAGATGCCATGCGCGTATTAAAGCTCACGAGTAGAACGTTTTACATACCGATCAAATTATTGAAACCAACACTGAAGGAGACAGTAGGGTCGGCTTATTTATGCATGCGTGCAGTTGATGAAATCGAAGACCATGAGCAATTGGATTCTGAAACCAAGCAGCATTTATTACGGACAACCAGCGAATTACTGAAGACTGAATTTGATAAGGAGGCATACCGCCAATTAACAAAGCCATATGAATCTCTACTGCCAGAAGTTACATTAAGACTGGGAGATTGGATCGATTTTTGTCCTAGAGGATTTGTTGAAAAAATGAAAGAATCAACAAGTGTCATGGCTGATGGCATGGCGGATTGGGTAGAGAAAGACTGGCGCATTAAAACGAAAGCGGACTTGGATGATTACACGTATTACGTCGCAGGTTTAGTCGGTGTAATGTTGTCCGATGTTTGGCAGTGGCATGAGAATATAGAAACAGATAGAGAATTGGCTACCGGATATGGCAGAGGCTTACAAGCGGTTAACATTTTACGTAATCAGGGAGAAGACGCAGAACGTGGTGTTCGATTTGTTCCGGATAATTGGAATAGGGAGGACCTATTTGCCTATGCATCAAACAATTTAAAGCAAGGAGATAGGTACATAGAAAGTATCAATAATAAAAACGTTGTTGTTTTTTCTAAAATTCCATTAGAACTAGCAAAAAGAACACTAAAGACAATGCAAAATGGCAATGAAAAAATGACACGCCAGGAAGTAGAATCGACAGTGGATGAGATTATAAATGAATAA
- a CDS encoding MerR family transcriptional regulator has product MKVKEVADLVGISVRTLHHYDEIGLLTPENTTKSGYRLYSQDDLETLQQILFFRELGFPLKKIKQIINRPSFNQHEALELHRKMLLEKRNRLDHMIQTIDKTIRYTKGEIQMSDKEKFEGFDFSHNPYEQEARERWGDKAVEASNTKVINMSKDEKNAFEAEFNAIYRKLAEIRYEPPESDVAQEEIKAWYDFLNRIGNYSLDAFKGLGQMYVDDERFTKNIDQFGDGLAVFMRDAMAVYADRNKK; this is encoded by the coding sequence TTGAAAGTAAAAGAAGTTGCTGATTTAGTCGGGATTAGTGTGCGCACACTTCATCATTATGATGAGATTGGATTATTAACCCCGGAAAATACGACGAAGTCCGGGTACCGGCTATATTCACAAGATGATCTCGAGACATTGCAACAGATCTTATTTTTTAGAGAACTTGGTTTCCCTTTGAAAAAAATCAAACAAATTATCAATAGACCATCATTTAACCAGCACGAGGCGCTTGAGCTTCATCGCAAAATGCTGCTTGAAAAAAGAAACAGACTGGATCATATGATTCAAACAATTGATAAAACAATCCGATATACGAAAGGAGAAATACAAATGAGTGATAAAGAAAAATTTGAAGGATTTGACTTCAGTCACAACCCATATGAACAGGAAGCACGCGAACGCTGGGGAGACAAAGCCGTTGAGGCATCCAATACGAAAGTAATTAATATGTCCAAAGACGAAAAAAATGCGTTTGAAGCAGAGTTTAATGCCATTTATCGAAAATTAGCAGAGATCCGCTACGAGCCTCCTGAATCAGATGTAGCTCAAGAGGAGATCAAAGCATGGTACGACTTCTTAAACAGAATAGGTAACTATTCGCTAGATGCTTTTAAAGGCCTCGGTCAAATGTATGTTGACGATGAACGTTTTACTAAAAATATCGACCAATTTGGCGATGGTTTAGCAGTGTTTATGCGTGATGCTATGGCTGTTTATGCAGATCGGAATAAAAAATAA
- the thiM gene encoding hydroxyethylthiazole kinase translates to MNPNIIQEVRENSPLIHHLTNQVVMNFTANGLLSFGGAPVMAKAEEEAAEMASAADGVLLNIGTLTSVELSAMILAGKAASEKGIPVVLDPVGVAATSFRQSAVKRILEEVKPTVIKGNAGEMAQLVQIPWETRGVESVGDGNAEEIAVKVAEVYETAAVVTGETDIICTGNDVISNETGDPLLEKITGAGCLLGSILTACLTTDERIEEQVLTAVDFYGLAAEYAASHDEVRGSGTFLPRFIDALSLGPGTLERR, encoded by the coding sequence ATGAATCCAAACATTATTCAAGAGGTACGGGAAAATAGTCCATTGATTCATCATCTGACAAATCAGGTTGTCATGAATTTTACAGCGAACGGTCTATTATCCTTTGGTGGAGCACCAGTTATGGCAAAAGCAGAAGAAGAAGCTGCTGAAATGGCTTCTGCTGCCGACGGGGTTCTCCTTAATATTGGCACACTTACATCCGTTGAGCTTTCAGCAATGATTCTCGCTGGAAAAGCTGCAAGCGAAAAAGGTATTCCAGTAGTACTCGACCCGGTAGGAGTTGCAGCCACCTCTTTTCGCCAATCCGCCGTTAAGAGAATCCTAGAAGAAGTAAAGCCAACCGTAATCAAAGGAAACGCAGGTGAAATGGCCCAACTTGTACAAATCCCCTGGGAAACAAGAGGTGTTGAATCAGTTGGGGATGGAAATGCTGAAGAAATTGCTGTTAAGGTTGCAGAAGTCTATGAAACGGCAGCTGTCGTAACCGGAGAAACAGACATTATTTGTACTGGAAATGATGTTATCTCCAATGAAACTGGTGACCCACTTTTAGAAAAAATAACAGGCGCTGGTTGTTTATTGGGATCTATTTTAACAGCCTGTTTGACAACGGACGAACGGATCGAGGAACAGGTTTTAACGGCAGTCGATTTTTATGGGTTAGCAGCTGAATACGCCGCTTCACATGACGAAGTGAGAGGATCTGGAACCTTTTTGCCCCGCTTCATTGATGCACTTTCACTTGGGCCTGGAACGCTTGAAAGGAGATAA
- the thiE gene encoding thiamine phosphate synthase — protein MSFILQQSLRKYFIMGSQNCDYDPAEILESAAKAGITAFQFREKGEGSLTGIAKLELGNQLREICREHQIPFIVNDDVELGKTLDADGIHVGQNDQSVKMIRALFPDKIIGLSVSNSHEVTSSPISLVDYVGAGPVFTTSSKADAKKAVGQEWITALREQFPSLPIVGIGGITLKNAASVIEAGADGVSVISAITKAKNINEVVQSL, from the coding sequence ATGTCATTTATATTACAGCAAAGCTTACGTAAATATTTTATCATGGGTAGTCAAAATTGTGATTATGATCCTGCAGAAATACTGGAATCTGCTGCAAAAGCTGGAATAACGGCCTTTCAATTCCGTGAAAAGGGTGAAGGTTCATTGACTGGTATTGCAAAACTGGAATTAGGAAACCAATTGCGTGAAATTTGCCGGGAGCACCAGATTCCCTTCATCGTGAATGATGATGTTGAATTAGGTAAAACCTTAGATGCTGACGGGATTCATGTTGGCCAGAACGACCAATCGGTAAAAATGATCCGTGCGCTTTTCCCTGATAAAATCATCGGCCTTTCCGTATCAAATTCACATGAAGTTACCAGTAGCCCGATCTCTTTAGTCGATTACGTTGGTGCCGGTCCAGTTTTTACAACAAGCTCAAAGGCTGATGCAAAGAAAGCTGTTGGTCAGGAATGGATTACTGCATTACGCGAGCAATTCCCAAGCCTACCTATCGTAGGAATTGGTGGTATTACATTAAAGAATGCCGCTTCGGTTATCGAAGCCGGAGCAGATGGTGTTTCGGTTATTTCAGCAATTACAAAGGCTAAAAATATAAACGAAGTAGTTCAATCCCTATAG
- a CDS encoding alcohol dehydrogenase catalytic domain-containing protein, with protein sequence MQAVTFQGKEAMETKRVDDPTIQENDDMIVRITASGICGSDLHLYKGGIVPANDYVVGHEPMGIVEEVGPNVKNLKKGDRVVIPFNIGCGDCFFCNNQMESQCDNSNPHGEPGGLFGFGEDFGNHPGGQAEYLRVPYADFSSFKIPESSELEDEQVLLLSDVIPTSYWSVEHSGVKENDTVIILGCGPIGLMTQKFAWLKGAKRVIAVDQIEHRLEHAKKTNNVETYSFKEYEKIGQLLHEDTKGGADVVIDCVGMDGTVPPKTEFGSEMDNQFGTISPIITASQAVRKFGTVQLTGVYGSDANNFPLADFFTRNVSLKMGQAPVINIMPKLYEMIENKQFDPTDIITHRVGLDKASKVYDIFDKKEDGSIKVIFKP encoded by the coding sequence ATGCAGGCAGTAACATTTCAAGGTAAAGAGGCAATGGAGACGAAAAGAGTCGACGATCCAACTATCCAAGAAAATGATGACATGATTGTCCGGATTACCGCTAGTGGAATTTGCGGATCAGATCTTCACCTATATAAGGGTGGGATCGTTCCGGCAAATGATTATGTTGTTGGGCATGAGCCAATGGGAATTGTTGAAGAAGTCGGTCCAAATGTAAAAAACTTGAAAAAGGGAGACCGAGTAGTCATCCCTTTTAACATTGGATGTGGAGATTGCTTCTTCTGTAATAACCAAATGGAAAGTCAATGTGATAACTCGAACCCTCACGGAGAACCTGGTGGTTTGTTTGGATTTGGCGAGGACTTTGGGAATCATCCCGGCGGTCAGGCAGAATATTTACGTGTGCCCTATGCAGACTTCTCATCTTTTAAAATACCAGAGTCAAGTGAACTGGAAGATGAGCAAGTATTATTGTTATCCGATGTCATTCCTACTTCCTATTGGAGTGTGGAGCATAGTGGAGTGAAAGAAAATGACACAGTAATAATCTTAGGTTGCGGACCAATTGGGTTGATGACACAGAAATTCGCATGGCTAAAAGGAGCAAAGAGAGTAATTGCTGTAGATCAGATAGAGCATCGATTAGAACATGCGAAGAAAACAAATAATGTGGAAACGTACAGTTTTAAAGAATATGAAAAAATCGGACAGCTTTTACATGAAGATACAAAAGGTGGGGCTGATGTTGTCATTGATTGTGTTGGAATGGACGGAACCGTACCGCCTAAAACAGAGTTCGGGTCTGAAATGGACAATCAATTTGGAACAATTAGCCCGATCATTACCGCTTCACAAGCTGTACGGAAATTCGGTACGGTTCAATTAACAGGAGTGTATGGAAGCGATGCAAATAATTTTCCACTCGCAGACTTCTTTACACGTAACGTATCTTTAAAGATGGGACAAGCACCGGTAATTAATATCATGCCAAAACTTTACGAAATGATTGAGAACAAACAATTCGACCCAACAGATATTATCACACATCGAGTAGGCTTAGACAAAGCATCGAAGGTTTATGATATTTTTGATAAGAAAGAAGATGGAAGTATTAAAGTTATATTTAAGCCATAA
- a CDS encoding FUSC family protein gives MSKQVKYAESNSNQLYSFWVTIKQAFEIKKNPLPWSKAISAGFCMALPVLIGLLFGNLQNGLYAGIGGFTFLYMFNEPYAQRAKKLFSVMVGLSVAVGLGTLLAPYPYAIAVTVGLIGAIVTFIFGALKIPGPAAVFFVLVFSMTSAMEIDPSLAASRAGLVLLGGALSWVVAMSGWFLNPRGPEINAMKRVYGQLALLIDAIGTENFSTERQNTLQKLKDAENVLMSGYISWDRSPLYKQLYLLYGQANRIFSEVIEFYASSNKKLPQQVGDSVRRITNSIGKKASIDINLEEPDEMIYRLVRNIKGVQDIINQSNGSMERDVHISKPRVNTVLSGNLHKNSIVFLSAIRYGVILMIAALVAFSFEFDRSYWIPLSCAAVMLGSTIMTTFHRAIQRTVGTIIGILLASMLLSTHPDGYLIVIIILILTFMTELFIPRNYAIALFFITPNAIFMAENTTQIYNVSYFATARITDIFIGCAIGLAGTFIIGRRSASSRLPHLLSKTIRSQIQFMLLLFSEQRSDADIEKSSEMLKMRTNLTNLSVVYTTALGEIPRDKDALGKLWPVIFSIEQLGYLLDDASKKSDRPTLQDAELAQLLFVFEMMAKAAKQKKSPITRYVPKIKGFPHIEKEIADLQEALQVKDRVPVV, from the coding sequence ATGAGTAAACAAGTAAAATATGCAGAATCAAATTCAAACCAGCTGTATAGCTTTTGGGTAACAATTAAACAAGCCTTTGAGATTAAAAAGAATCCATTGCCATGGAGTAAGGCTATTAGTGCAGGGTTTTGTATGGCGTTACCTGTTTTAATCGGTTTATTATTTGGGAACTTACAAAATGGCTTGTATGCTGGAATTGGTGGCTTTACATTTCTTTATATGTTTAACGAGCCTTATGCCCAACGAGCGAAAAAGCTGTTTTCTGTCATGGTTGGTCTTTCTGTTGCTGTAGGACTCGGCACATTGCTTGCACCTTACCCTTACGCCATAGCAGTCACAGTTGGATTAATTGGCGCCATTGTAACATTTATTTTCGGTGCATTGAAAATCCCCGGGCCAGCTGCTGTTTTCTTTGTGCTTGTTTTTTCAATGACATCAGCAATGGAAATAGATCCGTCGCTAGCAGCCTCTCGTGCTGGTCTCGTTTTACTCGGAGGGGCATTATCTTGGGTGGTTGCAATGTCCGGTTGGTTTTTAAACCCGCGTGGCCCCGAAATAAATGCGATGAAACGTGTTTATGGACAATTAGCCTTACTAATTGATGCCATTGGCACTGAAAATTTTAGCACGGAAAGACAAAATACATTACAAAAATTAAAGGATGCAGAGAACGTTTTAATGTCCGGATATATTTCTTGGGATAGATCCCCTTTATACAAGCAGTTATATTTATTGTACGGGCAGGCTAATAGGATATTTTCCGAGGTCATTGAATTTTATGCTTCGAGTAATAAAAAGCTTCCACAACAAGTAGGGGACTCTGTACGAAGGATCACCAATTCCATTGGCAAAAAGGCATCTATTGACATAAATTTAGAAGAACCAGATGAAATGATTTATCGGTTAGTAAGAAATATAAAAGGAGTACAGGACATAATAAATCAATCAAACGGAAGTATGGAGAGAGATGTCCATATTTCAAAGCCGCGGGTAAATACTGTTTTGAGTGGCAACCTTCATAAAAATTCAATCGTATTTCTTTCTGCTATCAGATATGGGGTTATCCTTATGATTGCTGCATTAGTCGCCTTTTCGTTTGAATTTGACCGCTCTTATTGGATACCACTGTCGTGTGCAGCTGTTATGTTAGGTTCTACGATTATGACTACCTTCCACCGTGCGATTCAACGTACAGTCGGAACAATTATAGGGATACTACTAGCAAGTATGCTCCTTTCAACACATCCTGATGGGTATCTAATTGTCATTATTATTTTGATTTTAACATTTATGACAGAGTTGTTTATTCCGCGAAATTATGCAATTGCATTATTTTTTATTACGCCAAATGCGATTTTTATGGCAGAAAATACAACACAGATATATAATGTGAGTTATTTTGCTACGGCGAGGATAACGGATATTTTCATTGGTTGCGCTATTGGCTTGGCAGGCACATTTATTATTGGAAGACGCTCAGCCTCCAGTCGTCTCCCGCATTTACTTTCTAAAACAATTCGGAGTCAGATACAATTTATGCTATTGCTGTTTTCTGAACAACGGTCTGATGCGGATATTGAAAAAAGTAGTGAAATGCTAAAAATGCGAACAAATTTAACGAATCTAAGCGTTGTTTATACAACGGCATTAGGTGAAATTCCGCGAGATAAGGACGCATTGGGTAAGCTCTGGCCTGTTATATTTTCGATTGAACAACTGGGCTATCTACTCGATGATGCATCCAAGAAGTCAGACCGTCCAACACTTCAGGACGCGGAATTAGCACAATTATTGTTCGTTTTTGAGATGATGGCAAAAGCTGCAAAGCAAAAGAAATCTCCGATCACGAGGTATGTACCCAAAATAAAAGGATTTCCACACATAGAAAAAGAAATTGCAGATTTGCAGGAAGCCCTGCAGGTGAAAGATAGAGTACCAGTTGTATAA